A single Meles meles chromosome 20, mMelMel3.1 paternal haplotype, whole genome shotgun sequence DNA region contains:
- the ABTB1 gene encoding ankyrin repeat and BTB/POZ domain-containing protein 1 isoform X4 — MWAECVCGSPLTDHERVLTRALTSSPPRYLLEQRDVEVNVRDKWDSTPLYYACLCGHEELVLYLLANGARCEANTFDGERCLYGALSDPIRRALRDYKQVTASCRRRDYYDDFLQRLLEQGIHSDVVFVVHGKPFRAHRCVLGVRSAYFANMLDTKWKGKNVVVLRHPLINPVAFGALLQYLYTVASKPGTCVKVLTIEPPPADPRLREDMALLADCALPPELRGDLGELPFPCPDGFNSCPDVCFRVEGCSFLCHKAFFCGRSDYFRALLDDHFRENEELEASGGLPAITLHGISPDIFTHVLYYIYSDHTELPPEAAYDVLSVADMYLLPGLKRLCGRSLAQLLDEDSVVGVWRVAKLFRLARLEDQCTEYMAKVIEKLVEREDFVDAVREEAAAVAARQETDSIPLVDDIRFHVASTVQTYSAIEEAQQRLRSLEDLLVSIGLDC, encoded by the exons ATGTGGGCCGAGTGCG tCTGTGGGTCTCCTCTCACAGACCATGAACGTGTCCTGACTCGGGCTCTGACCTCCTCCCCGCCTAGGTACCTGCTGGAGCAACGGGACGTGGAGGTGAATGTGCGGGACAAGTGGGACAGCACCCCTTT GTACTATGCCTGCCTGTGTGGGCACGAGGAGCTAGTACTCTATCTTCTGGCCAATG GAGCCCGCTGTGAGGCCAACACCTTTGATGGGGAACGCTGCCTCTATGGAGCACTGAGTGACCCCATTCGTCGGGCCCTGCGGGACTATAAGCAGGTGACAGCCTCCTGCCGGAGGCGGGACTACTACGACGACTTCCTGCAGCG GCTTCTGGAGCAAGGCATCCATAGCGATGTGGTTTTCGTCGTGCACGGGAAGCCCTTCCGGGCACATCGCTGTGTCCTGGGCGTGCGCAGTGCCTACTTTGCCAATATGCTGGATACCAAGTGGAAGGGCAAGAACGTCGTGGTCCTGAGGCACCCACTG ATCAACCCTGTGGCCTTTGGGGCCCTGCTGCAATACCTGTACACAG TGGCATCCAAGCCAGGCACGTGCGTGAAGGTGCTGACTATCGAGCCCCCCCCAGCAGACCCCCGGCTTCGGGAGGACATGGCCCTGCTGGCCGACTGCGCCCTGCCCCCTGAGCTCCGT ggtGATCTCGGGGAGCTGCCCTTCCCTTGCCCTGACGGCTTCAACAGCTGTCCCGATGTCTGCTTCCGGGTGGAAGGTTGCAGCTTTCTCTGCCACAAG GCCTTCTTCTGCGGCCGCAGTGACTACTTCCGGGCCCTGCTGGATGACCACTTCCGAGAGAATGAGGAGTTGGAGGCCTCAGGCGGCCTCCCAGCCATCACCCTCCACGGCATCTCGCCTGACATCTTCACGCACGTGCTCTACTACATCTACAGCGACCACACAGAG CTGCCCCCTGAGGCAGCCTATGATGTGCTGAGCGTGGCCGACATGTACCTGCTGCCGGGCCTGAAGCGGCTGTGTGGCCGCAGTCTGGCCCAGCTGCTGGACGAGGACAGCGTGGTGGGCGTGTGGCGTGTGGCCAAGCTGTTCCGCTTGGCGCGCCTTGAGGACCAGTGCACAGAGTACATGGCCAAGGTCATCGAGAAG CTGGTGGAGCGGGAAGACTTCGTGGATGCCGTGCGGGAGGAGGCGGCGGCCGTGGCTGCCCGGCAGGAGACGGACTCCATCCCGCTGGTGGACGACATCCGTTTCCACGTGGCTAGCACGGTGCAGACCTACAGCGCCATTGAGGAGGCCCAGCAGCGGCTACGGTCACTGGAGGACCTGCTGGTGTCCATCGGCCTGGACTGCTGA
- the ABTB1 gene encoding ankyrin repeat and BTB/POZ domain-containing protein 1 isoform X1 encodes MWAECVCGSPLTDHERVLTRALTSSPPRYLLEQRDVEVNVRDKWDSTPLYYACLCGHEELVLYLLANGARCEANTFDGERCLYGALSDPIRRALRDYKQVTASCRRRDYYDDFLQRLLEQGIHSDVVFVVHGKPFRAHRCVLGVRSAYFANMLDTKWKGKNVVVLRHPLINPVAFGALLQYLYTGRLDIGVEHVSDCERLAKQCQLWDLLSDLEAKCEKVSEFVASKPGTCVKVLTIEPPPADPRLREDMALLADCALPPELRGDLGELPFPCPDGFNSCPDVCFRVEGCSFLCHKAFFCGRSDYFRALLDDHFRENEELEASGGLPAITLHGISPDIFTHVLYYIYSDHTELPPEAAYDVLSVADMYLLPGLKRLCGRSLAQLLDEDSVVGVWRVAKLFRLARLEDQCTEYMAKVIEKLVEREDFVDAVREEAAAVAARQETDSIPLVDDIRFHVASTVQTYSAIEEAQQRLRSLEDLLVSIGLDC; translated from the exons ATGTGGGCCGAGTGCG tCTGTGGGTCTCCTCTCACAGACCATGAACGTGTCCTGACTCGGGCTCTGACCTCCTCCCCGCCTAGGTACCTGCTGGAGCAACGGGACGTGGAGGTGAATGTGCGGGACAAGTGGGACAGCACCCCTTT GTACTATGCCTGCCTGTGTGGGCACGAGGAGCTAGTACTCTATCTTCTGGCCAATG GAGCCCGCTGTGAGGCCAACACCTTTGATGGGGAACGCTGCCTCTATGGAGCACTGAGTGACCCCATTCGTCGGGCCCTGCGGGACTATAAGCAGGTGACAGCCTCCTGCCGGAGGCGGGACTACTACGACGACTTCCTGCAGCG GCTTCTGGAGCAAGGCATCCATAGCGATGTGGTTTTCGTCGTGCACGGGAAGCCCTTCCGGGCACATCGCTGTGTCCTGGGCGTGCGCAGTGCCTACTTTGCCAATATGCTGGATACCAAGTGGAAGGGCAAGAACGTCGTGGTCCTGAGGCACCCACTG ATCAACCCTGTGGCCTTTGGGGCCCTGCTGCAATACCTGTACACAG GCCGCCTGGACATCGGTGTGGAACATGTTAGCGACTGTGAGCGCCTGGCCAAGCAGTGCCAGCTCTGGGACCTGCTCAGTGACCTGGAGGCCAAGTGCGAGAAGGTGTCCGAGTTCG TGGCATCCAAGCCAGGCACGTGCGTGAAGGTGCTGACTATCGAGCCCCCCCCAGCAGACCCCCGGCTTCGGGAGGACATGGCCCTGCTGGCCGACTGCGCCCTGCCCCCTGAGCTCCGT ggtGATCTCGGGGAGCTGCCCTTCCCTTGCCCTGACGGCTTCAACAGCTGTCCCGATGTCTGCTTCCGGGTGGAAGGTTGCAGCTTTCTCTGCCACAAG GCCTTCTTCTGCGGCCGCAGTGACTACTTCCGGGCCCTGCTGGATGACCACTTCCGAGAGAATGAGGAGTTGGAGGCCTCAGGCGGCCTCCCAGCCATCACCCTCCACGGCATCTCGCCTGACATCTTCACGCACGTGCTCTACTACATCTACAGCGACCACACAGAG CTGCCCCCTGAGGCAGCCTATGATGTGCTGAGCGTGGCCGACATGTACCTGCTGCCGGGCCTGAAGCGGCTGTGTGGCCGCAGTCTGGCCCAGCTGCTGGACGAGGACAGCGTGGTGGGCGTGTGGCGTGTGGCCAAGCTGTTCCGCTTGGCGCGCCTTGAGGACCAGTGCACAGAGTACATGGCCAAGGTCATCGAGAAG CTGGTGGAGCGGGAAGACTTCGTGGATGCCGTGCGGGAGGAGGCGGCGGCCGTGGCTGCCCGGCAGGAGACGGACTCCATCCCGCTGGTGGACGACATCCGTTTCCACGTGGCTAGCACGGTGCAGACCTACAGCGCCATTGAGGAGGCCCAGCAGCGGCTACGGTCACTGGAGGACCTGCTGGTGTCCATCGGCCTGGACTGCTGA
- the ABTB1 gene encoding ankyrin repeat and BTB/POZ domain-containing protein 1 isoform X5 has protein sequence MWAECVCGSPLTDHERVLTRALTSSPPRYLLEQRDVEVNVRDKWDSTPLYYACLCGHEELVLYLLANGARCEANTFDGERCLYGALSDPIRRALRDYKQVTASCRRRDYYDDFLQRLLEQGIHSDVVFVVHGKPFRAHRCVLGVRSAYFANMLDTKWKGKNVVVLRHPLINPVAFGALLQYLYTGRLDIGVEHVSDCERLAKQCQLWDLLSDLEAKCEKVSEFVASKPGTCVKVLTIEPPPADPRLREDMALLADCALPPELRGDLGELPFPCPDGFNSCPDVCFRVEGCSFLCHKAFFCGRSDYFRALLDDHFRENEELEASGGLPAITLHGISPDIFTHVLYYIYSDHTEAEGASVASRAGRNGGSHTMSTYHLGSLSSPVGGWVGGVTLNYNSGVP, from the exons ATGTGGGCCGAGTGCG tCTGTGGGTCTCCTCTCACAGACCATGAACGTGTCCTGACTCGGGCTCTGACCTCCTCCCCGCCTAGGTACCTGCTGGAGCAACGGGACGTGGAGGTGAATGTGCGGGACAAGTGGGACAGCACCCCTTT GTACTATGCCTGCCTGTGTGGGCACGAGGAGCTAGTACTCTATCTTCTGGCCAATG GAGCCCGCTGTGAGGCCAACACCTTTGATGGGGAACGCTGCCTCTATGGAGCACTGAGTGACCCCATTCGTCGGGCCCTGCGGGACTATAAGCAGGTGACAGCCTCCTGCCGGAGGCGGGACTACTACGACGACTTCCTGCAGCG GCTTCTGGAGCAAGGCATCCATAGCGATGTGGTTTTCGTCGTGCACGGGAAGCCCTTCCGGGCACATCGCTGTGTCCTGGGCGTGCGCAGTGCCTACTTTGCCAATATGCTGGATACCAAGTGGAAGGGCAAGAACGTCGTGGTCCTGAGGCACCCACTG ATCAACCCTGTGGCCTTTGGGGCCCTGCTGCAATACCTGTACACAG GCCGCCTGGACATCGGTGTGGAACATGTTAGCGACTGTGAGCGCCTGGCCAAGCAGTGCCAGCTCTGGGACCTGCTCAGTGACCTGGAGGCCAAGTGCGAGAAGGTGTCCGAGTTCG TGGCATCCAAGCCAGGCACGTGCGTGAAGGTGCTGACTATCGAGCCCCCCCCAGCAGACCCCCGGCTTCGGGAGGACATGGCCCTGCTGGCCGACTGCGCCCTGCCCCCTGAGCTCCGT ggtGATCTCGGGGAGCTGCCCTTCCCTTGCCCTGACGGCTTCAACAGCTGTCCCGATGTCTGCTTCCGGGTGGAAGGTTGCAGCTTTCTCTGCCACAAG GCCTTCTTCTGCGGCCGCAGTGACTACTTCCGGGCCCTGCTGGATGACCACTTCCGAGAGAATGAGGAGTTGGAGGCCTCAGGCGGCCTCCCAGCCATCACCCTCCACGGCATCTCGCCTGACATCTTCACGCACGTGCTCTACTACATCTACAGCGACCACACAGAG GCAGAGGGGGCCTCAGTCGCTTCCAGAGCAGGAAGGAATGGTGGGAGCCACACCATGAGCACATACCACCTGGGGTCCCTGAGTTCTCCAGTTGGAGGGTGGGTAGGGGGAGTAACCCTGAATTACAACAGTGGGGTACCCTGA
- the ABTB1 gene encoding ankyrin repeat and BTB/POZ domain-containing protein 1 isoform X3 translates to MWAECGTCWSNGTWRYYACLCGHEELVLYLLANGARCEANTFDGERCLYGALSDPIRRALRDYKQVTASCRRRDYYDDFLQRLLEQGIHSDVVFVVHGKPFRAHRCVLGVRSAYFANMLDTKWKGKNVVVLRHPLINPVAFGALLQYLYTGRLDIGVEHVSDCERLAKQCQLWDLLSDLEAKCEKVSEFVASKPGTCVKVLTIEPPPADPRLREDMALLADCALPPELRGDLGELPFPCPDGFNSCPDVCFRVEGCSFLCHKAFFCGRSDYFRALLDDHFRENEELEASGGLPAITLHGISPDIFTHVLYYIYSDHTELPPEAAYDVLSVADMYLLPGLKRLCGRSLAQLLDEDSVVGVWRVAKLFRLARLEDQCTEYMAKVIEKLVEREDFVDAVREEAAAVAARQETDSIPLVDDIRFHVASTVQTYSAIEEAQQRLRSLEDLLVSIGLDC, encoded by the exons ATGTGGGCCGAGTGCG GTACCTGCTGGAGCAACGGGACGTGGAG GTACTATGCCTGCCTGTGTGGGCACGAGGAGCTAGTACTCTATCTTCTGGCCAATG GAGCCCGCTGTGAGGCCAACACCTTTGATGGGGAACGCTGCCTCTATGGAGCACTGAGTGACCCCATTCGTCGGGCCCTGCGGGACTATAAGCAGGTGACAGCCTCCTGCCGGAGGCGGGACTACTACGACGACTTCCTGCAGCG GCTTCTGGAGCAAGGCATCCATAGCGATGTGGTTTTCGTCGTGCACGGGAAGCCCTTCCGGGCACATCGCTGTGTCCTGGGCGTGCGCAGTGCCTACTTTGCCAATATGCTGGATACCAAGTGGAAGGGCAAGAACGTCGTGGTCCTGAGGCACCCACTG ATCAACCCTGTGGCCTTTGGGGCCCTGCTGCAATACCTGTACACAG GCCGCCTGGACATCGGTGTGGAACATGTTAGCGACTGTGAGCGCCTGGCCAAGCAGTGCCAGCTCTGGGACCTGCTCAGTGACCTGGAGGCCAAGTGCGAGAAGGTGTCCGAGTTCG TGGCATCCAAGCCAGGCACGTGCGTGAAGGTGCTGACTATCGAGCCCCCCCCAGCAGACCCCCGGCTTCGGGAGGACATGGCCCTGCTGGCCGACTGCGCCCTGCCCCCTGAGCTCCGT ggtGATCTCGGGGAGCTGCCCTTCCCTTGCCCTGACGGCTTCAACAGCTGTCCCGATGTCTGCTTCCGGGTGGAAGGTTGCAGCTTTCTCTGCCACAAG GCCTTCTTCTGCGGCCGCAGTGACTACTTCCGGGCCCTGCTGGATGACCACTTCCGAGAGAATGAGGAGTTGGAGGCCTCAGGCGGCCTCCCAGCCATCACCCTCCACGGCATCTCGCCTGACATCTTCACGCACGTGCTCTACTACATCTACAGCGACCACACAGAG CTGCCCCCTGAGGCAGCCTATGATGTGCTGAGCGTGGCCGACATGTACCTGCTGCCGGGCCTGAAGCGGCTGTGTGGCCGCAGTCTGGCCCAGCTGCTGGACGAGGACAGCGTGGTGGGCGTGTGGCGTGTGGCCAAGCTGTTCCGCTTGGCGCGCCTTGAGGACCAGTGCACAGAGTACATGGCCAAGGTCATCGAGAAG CTGGTGGAGCGGGAAGACTTCGTGGATGCCGTGCGGGAGGAGGCGGCGGCCGTGGCTGCCCGGCAGGAGACGGACTCCATCCCGCTGGTGGACGACATCCGTTTCCACGTGGCTAGCACGGTGCAGACCTACAGCGCCATTGAGGAGGCCCAGCAGCGGCTACGGTCACTGGAGGACCTGCTGGTGTCCATCGGCCTGGACTGCTGA
- the ABTB1 gene encoding ankyrin repeat and BTB/POZ domain-containing protein 1 isoform X2 — MDTSDLFASCRKGDVGRVRYLLEQRDVEVNVRDKWDSTPLYYACLCGHEELVLYLLANGARCEANTFDGERCLYGALSDPIRRALRDYKQVTASCRRRDYYDDFLQRLLEQGIHSDVVFVVHGKPFRAHRCVLGVRSAYFANMLDTKWKGKNVVVLRHPLINPVAFGALLQYLYTGRLDIGVEHVSDCERLAKQCQLWDLLSDLEAKCEKVSEFVASKPGTCVKVLTIEPPPADPRLREDMALLADCALPPELRGDLGELPFPCPDGFNSCPDVCFRVEGCSFLCHKAFFCGRSDYFRALLDDHFRENEELEASGGLPAITLHGISPDIFTHVLYYIYSDHTELPPEAAYDVLSVADMYLLPGLKRLCGRSLAQLLDEDSVVGVWRVAKLFRLARLEDQCTEYMAKVIEKLVEREDFVDAVREEAAAVAARQETDSIPLVDDIRFHVASTVQTYSAIEEAQQRLRSLEDLLVSIGLDC, encoded by the exons ATGGACACCAGCGACCTCTTCGCCAGCTGCAGAAAGGGGGATGTGGGCCGAGTGCG GTACCTGCTGGAGCAACGGGACGTGGAGGTGAATGTGCGGGACAAGTGGGACAGCACCCCTTT GTACTATGCCTGCCTGTGTGGGCACGAGGAGCTAGTACTCTATCTTCTGGCCAATG GAGCCCGCTGTGAGGCCAACACCTTTGATGGGGAACGCTGCCTCTATGGAGCACTGAGTGACCCCATTCGTCGGGCCCTGCGGGACTATAAGCAGGTGACAGCCTCCTGCCGGAGGCGGGACTACTACGACGACTTCCTGCAGCG GCTTCTGGAGCAAGGCATCCATAGCGATGTGGTTTTCGTCGTGCACGGGAAGCCCTTCCGGGCACATCGCTGTGTCCTGGGCGTGCGCAGTGCCTACTTTGCCAATATGCTGGATACCAAGTGGAAGGGCAAGAACGTCGTGGTCCTGAGGCACCCACTG ATCAACCCTGTGGCCTTTGGGGCCCTGCTGCAATACCTGTACACAG GCCGCCTGGACATCGGTGTGGAACATGTTAGCGACTGTGAGCGCCTGGCCAAGCAGTGCCAGCTCTGGGACCTGCTCAGTGACCTGGAGGCCAAGTGCGAGAAGGTGTCCGAGTTCG TGGCATCCAAGCCAGGCACGTGCGTGAAGGTGCTGACTATCGAGCCCCCCCCAGCAGACCCCCGGCTTCGGGAGGACATGGCCCTGCTGGCCGACTGCGCCCTGCCCCCTGAGCTCCGT ggtGATCTCGGGGAGCTGCCCTTCCCTTGCCCTGACGGCTTCAACAGCTGTCCCGATGTCTGCTTCCGGGTGGAAGGTTGCAGCTTTCTCTGCCACAAG GCCTTCTTCTGCGGCCGCAGTGACTACTTCCGGGCCCTGCTGGATGACCACTTCCGAGAGAATGAGGAGTTGGAGGCCTCAGGCGGCCTCCCAGCCATCACCCTCCACGGCATCTCGCCTGACATCTTCACGCACGTGCTCTACTACATCTACAGCGACCACACAGAG CTGCCCCCTGAGGCAGCCTATGATGTGCTGAGCGTGGCCGACATGTACCTGCTGCCGGGCCTGAAGCGGCTGTGTGGCCGCAGTCTGGCCCAGCTGCTGGACGAGGACAGCGTGGTGGGCGTGTGGCGTGTGGCCAAGCTGTTCCGCTTGGCGCGCCTTGAGGACCAGTGCACAGAGTACATGGCCAAGGTCATCGAGAAG CTGGTGGAGCGGGAAGACTTCGTGGATGCCGTGCGGGAGGAGGCGGCGGCCGTGGCTGCCCGGCAGGAGACGGACTCCATCCCGCTGGTGGACGACATCCGTTTCCACGTGGCTAGCACGGTGCAGACCTACAGCGCCATTGAGGAGGCCCAGCAGCGGCTACGGTCACTGGAGGACCTGCTGGTGTCCATCGGCCTGGACTGCTGA
- the LOC123932110 gene encoding ubiquitin-conjugating enzyme E2 L3-like: protein MAASRRLMKELEEICKCGMKNFRNTQVEEANLLTWQGLIVPDNPPYDKGAFRIKINFPAEYPFKPPKITFKTKIYHPNIDEKGQVCLPVISAENWKPASKTDQVIQSLIALVNDPQPEHPLRADLAEEYSKDRKKFCKNAEEFTKKYGEKRPVD, encoded by the coding sequence ATGGCGGCCAGCAGGAGGCTGATGAAGGAGCTTGAAGAAATCTGCAAATGTGGAATGAAAAACTTCCGTAACACCCAGGTTGAGGAAGCTAATTTATTGACTTGGCAAGGGCTTATTGTTCCTGACAACCCTCCATATGATAAGGGGGCCTTCAGAATCAAAATCAACTTTCCAGCAGAGTACCCATTCAAACCACCGAAGAtcacatttaaaacaaagatcTATCACCCGAACATCGATGAAAAGGGGCAGGTCTGTCTGCCAGTAATTAGTGCTGAAAACTGGAAGCCAGCATCCAAAACCGACCAAGTAATCCAGTCCCTCATAGCACTGGTGAACGACCCCCAGCCAGAGCACCCACTTCGGGCTGACCTAGCTGAAGAATACTCTAAGGACCGTAAAAAATTCTGTAAGAACGCTGAAGAGTTTACAAAGAAATACGGGGAGAAGCGACCTGTGGACTAA